Genomic window (Gammaproteobacteria bacterium):
GCGCCGTTGGGCGGCACCTGGTCTCCCGGGTAGATGCCCGGGGAGTCGTAGCGGCCATCGCGGTCGTAGTGGCTGGCCTGGCCCTGGATCGACCAGCGCGGGCCGAGCGACCAGTCGAAATCAGCGCCGAGCGCGTAGTCCCGCGCGCTCGCCTGATCGAGGCTGCGCAGCACCGCCTGCTCCGGCCCGCCGCTCTGCTCGGGAAACGACGTGCTGCGGGTATCGGCGTAGCGCCCGTAGAGGTTGGCCACCAGCCCCCCGGCAGGCAGCAGGCGCAGGCGGCCGCTGACGCCGTCGGCTTCGTAGGTGCTGCCGGGCACCGCCTCGCCGTCATCGCGGCTGGTGGCCTGCAGCGAGAAGCCGCCATCGCCGGCCGCGCCGCCGAGCTGCAGGCTGGCGCGCCGGTAGCCGTCGCCACCGGCCTCGCCCTCCACGGCCGCGGCGAGCGGCCCGCCGCCCGCCGGGCTGATGAAGTTGATGACCCCGGCGAGGCCGTCCGAACCGTAGATGGAAGACTCCGGCCCGCGCACGATCTCGATGCGCTCGAGGTCAGCGAGGCTCAGCGACGCGAAATCGAAGGAGCCGCCGCGGGTGTTGGTGGGGTCGTTGACCTTGATGCCATCGACCAGGAAGACGGTGAAGTTCGGCTCGCTGCCGCGCATGAACAGCTGGCTGACGCCCCCGGCGCCCGGCTGCACCAGGTGCACGCCGGGCACCGCGCGCAGCAGGTCGGCCACGCCGCTGTCACCACGCGCGTCGATCAGCTCCCGGTCGAGCACCGTGCCGGGCAGGCCCGCCGGCGTCGCCGCCAGGCGCGTGCCCGTCACCACCATCTCGTCCACCGCCGCGGCCGGGGTGGGCGCGCCGACCAGCCCCAGCGCCAGCAGCGGCGCGCACACGGCGCGCCATGCCGGCTCAGCCGCCATGCGGCTCGTCGTCGTCGTGCGTGGACCACATGCGATGCGAATCCAGCAGCAGGCGGGCGATCGCCTCGTTGGCATCCAGGCGCGCCTGCTCGGCGGCAACCTCGGCCTCCGCGGCATTGCGACGCGCCAGCAGCGATTCCGCCAGCGGCATCTCGCCGAGCTCGTAGGCGCGGCGCGCCAGGTCGGCATGCCGGGTCATGGCCGCGGAGGCATCGCGCAGTTGCCGCCAGGTCTCGATGCCGGTCGCGGCGCGCTCCCAGTTGACCACGGCCTCGGCCTCGAGGCGCCTGCGGGTCGCGGTCTCCAGCTCCGCCAGCGCATCCGCCTGCCCGCGCCGCCGGTCGGCCTCGGCGCTGCGCGCGCCGATACCGATGGGCACGGCGAGGCTCATGCCGACGATCTTCTCGTCGCCGAACTGCTCGTTGGCATAGAACAGGCCGAGGGTCGGGTCGGGCAGGCGGTCGCGGCTCGCCCGCCGCGCCGCGAGGCGGCTGCCCTCCAGGGCACTCTGCACCGCCAGCAGTTCGTGGTTGTGCTCGAGGGTGGCGGCGGTCCACTCCGCCTCGGTCCCGGCCGGCAGCACCGGCTCGGCGGCCCGCGGCGTGGCCGGCGGCAGGCTCGGGAAGCTGGCGCGCAGCCCGGCGAGCGCCGCCTGCTGCCGTCCGAGTGCCTGCTGCTTCTGCGAGCGCGCCTGGGCCAGCGCGGCATCGGCCTCGAGCAGTTCGAGGCGGGCCGCATCGCCACGCCGGTTGCGTGCCGCCACGGTGCCGCGCACCTCCTCCAGCAGGCTGGCCTGGCTGGTGCGCAATCGCGTCTCCGTCAGCGCGCGCAGCGCCTCGTACCACAGGCCGAGCAGGTGGCGCGCGGTCTCGTGGCGGGCGTCGCCCACCTTCTCGCGCGCCTCGTCGACGCCGCGGGCGCCGATGTCGGCGTCGAGCCCCGCCTTGCCGAACAGCCGGAAGCCGCGCTCGATGCCCGCGGCCCATTCGTCGGAGCGATCGGCGACACCGGCGATGTCGCGCCGCTGTCCGGCCACGCGCAGCTCGAGCTCGTGCGGGCCGGCATCGAGGGCGTCGCGCTCGGCCCCCGCCACCCGCAGCCGCGCCTCCGCCTCGCGCACCACCGGGTGGTCGTCGAGCACCGCCCCCACCACCTCGATGGGCGGCAGGTCCGCCGGCGGCGTGAATTCGGCCGCCGGCGCGGCGCCGGCGACCAGCAAGGCAATCCAGGCAATGTGCCGGCTCATGCCAGCCTCCCGATTTCAGTCACGGGCACGATCCAGTACATGATCTCGCGCGTCGGCAGCGCCGCCTTCAGGCCGTCGACCAGCGCCCGCGCCTGGTCGGCCTCCAGCACCACCTGCACCTCGCAGCGGTCGGCCCGCCCGCGGACCTGCTCCTGCACGCTCAGCGTGTCGGCCCGCGTGCCATGGCCCTCGGCGCGGGCCACGGTGAAACCCGTAGCCAGTTCCGGGTGCGCCAGCAGGCCCTCCACCAGCGCTTCCTCCAGCTGGCTCGGCGCCACCAGCGTCAGCTGCACCAGGCTCATTTCAGGTCACCTCCCAGGATGAAGCGCCGGTACAGCACCGGCAGCAGCACCAGCGTCAGTGCCGTGGAGGACACCAGCCCGCCGACGACGACGATGGCCAGCGGCTTCTGGATCTCCGACCCCGGGCCGCTGGCGAGCAGCAGCGGCACCAGGCCGAAGGCGGTGATGCTCGCGGTCATCAGCACCGGCCGCAGCCGGCGCAGGGCGCCCTCGCGCACCACGCTGTCCCCGGGCATGCCCTGCCCGGCGAGCTGGTTGAAGTAGCTCACCATCACCACGCCGTTGAGCACGGCGATGCCGAGCAGGGCGATGAAGCCCACCGAGGCCGGCACCGACAGGTACTCGCCGCTGATGAACAGCGCCGCCACGCCGCCCACCAGCGCGAAGGGCACGTTGGCGAGCACCAGCGCAGCCTGCTTCACCGAGTGGAAGGTGGTGAACAGCAGGGCGAAGATCAGCGCCAGCGAGACCGGCACGACAAGGGCCAGGCGCGCCGCGGCGCGCTGCTGGTTCTCGAACTGGCCGGAGTACACAACGTGGTAGCCATCCGGCAGTTGCAGCTCCGCGCCCATGCGGGCACGCACCTCATCGACGAAGCCGACCAGATCCCGGTCCGCGACGTTGCTCTGCACCGTCACGTAGCGCGCGGCGTTCTCGCGGTTGATGGCCACGGGACCGTCGGTGCGCTCCAGGCGCACCACCTCCCGCAGCGGGATGGCAACCCCGCCCGGTGTCGGGATGCGCAGCACCTCGAACAGCGCCGGCGACATGCGTACCTCCTCCCCGGCCCGCAGCACCAGCGGCGTGCGCCGGATGCCCTCCTGCACGATGCCGACGGGCAGGCCCTCGAGCTGGGCCTTGAGAAAGGCCGAGACATCGTCGACCGTCAGGCCGTAGCGGCCGGCGGCGAGGCGGTCCACCCTGGCCTGCAGGTACTGCACGCCTTCGTTCTTCTTGCTGAGCACGTCCTGCGCGCCCGGCACCGAGGCGACGATGGCCTCCACCTGGTCGGCAAGATGGTTGAGTGTCTCGATGTCGGTACCGAACAGCTTCACCGCCAGGTCACCGCGACTGCCGGTCAGCATCTCGGAGACGCGCATGTCGATCGGCTGGGTGAAGCCGTAGCTGATGCCGGGAAAGCCCTCCATGACCCGCCGGATCTGATCAGCCAGCCACTCCTTGTCGGGCTGCCGCCACTGGTCCCTGGGCTTCAGCACCAGGTAGCCGTCGGTCTCGTTGAGTCCCATGGGGTCGAGGCCGATTTCGTCGGAGCCCACCCGCGCCACGGCACCCACGACCTCGGGCACCTGCTGCATGATGGCTTGCTGCACCTTGAGGTCCAGGTCCAGGCTCTCCTCGAGGCTGATCGAGGGCAGCTTCTCCAGCTGGATCAGCAAGTCGCCCTCGTCGAGCGTCGGCATGAACGACTTGCCGATGAAGGGGAACAGGACGACGGCCATGGCCAGCACGGCGACGGCTGCAATCATCACCGGGCGCGTGCGTGCCAGTGCGAAGTCGAGGATGGGCGTGTACAGGCGCACCGCCTGGCGCAGCAGCCAGGGATCCTCGTGCGCGCCCGCCTCCATCAGCCACGAGGCAAGCACCGGCACCACGGTCAGCGACAGCAGCAGGGCGGCGCCCAGCGCGAAGACGATGGTCAGCGCCACCGGCACGAACAGCTTGCCCTCGATCCCCTCCAGGGTCAGCAGCGGCATGAACACGATCATGATGATCAGCACGCCCGAGACCACCGGCGTGCCCACCTCGCGCACCGCGCGGAATACCTGGTGGAGCTTGTTCTGGCGGCTGTGGTCATGGGCGAGGTGCGTGACGATGTTCTCCACCACCACCACCGCGCCATCCACCAGCATGCCGATGGCGATGGCCAGGCCGCCGAGGCTCATGAGGTTGGCCGAGAGGCCCACCCGGCGCATCAGCACGAAAGTCGCCAGCGCCGCAAGCGGCAGCGTCAGCGCCACGGTGAGCGCGGCGCGCACGTTGCCGAGGAACAGGAACAGCAGGGCCAGCACCAGCACCGTCGCCTCGAGCAGCGCGGTGGACACCGTGCCCACGGCGTGCTCGACCAGTACCGAGCGATCGTAGAACGGCCGGATGGTGATGCCTTCCGGCAGCGTGGGCGCCAATTCGGCAAGGCGGGCCTCGACGGCGGCCGTCACCTGTTGCGCATTGGCGCCCCGCAGCGCCAGCACCAGGCCCTCCACGGCCTCGCCGCGGCCATCCTGGGTCACGCCGCCATAGCGGGTGAGCGCGCCGAGGCGCACCTCGGCGACGTCGGCCACGCGCACCGGCACGCCATTGACGTCCTTGACGACGATGCCGGCGAGCTGCTCGAGGCTCTGCACGGCGCCCTCCACGCGCAGCAGCCAGACCTCCTCGCCGTCGGTGAGGCGGCCGGCGCCGTCGTTGCGGTTACTCGCCTGGATGGCGTCAGCCAGCTCGCCGAGCGTGACGCCGCGCGCGCTCATGGCGGCGTTGTCCGGCGCCACCTCGAAGGTCTTCACCAGGCCGCCGAGCGAGTTGACATCGGCCACGCCCGGCAGCGTGCGCAGCTGCGGGCGGATCACCCAGTCGAGCAGCGCGCGCCGCTCGGCGAGGCCCAGGGTCTCGCCCTCGATGGTGAACATGTACACGTCGGACAGCGGCGTGGTGATGGGAGCCAGGCCACCGGTGACGCCCTCCGGCAGATCCGCCAGCACGTTGTTCAGGCGCTCGGCCACCTGGCTGCGCGCCCAGTAGATGTCGGCACTGTCCTCGAAATCCACGGTGATGTCGGTGAGCCCGTACTTCGACACCGAGCGCAGGATGCGCTGGCGCGGGATGCCGAGCATCTCGGTCTCGATGGGCGCGGCGATGCGCGCCTCGATCTCCTCCGGCGTCATGCCCGGCGCCTTGAGGATGATCTTCACCTGCGTGGTGGAGATGTCCGGAAACGCATCGATGGGCAGCGAGAGCCAGGCCTGCACGCCGGCACCAATGAGCAGCAGCGTCAGGCCCAGCACCAGCAGCCGCTGGGTGAGCGAGAACTCGATCAGCCGATCGATCATCTACTCGCCTCCCATGCCCTGCCAGGCCGCCTTGACCGCGGCGACGCCCTCCACCACCACGCGCTCCTTGCCGGTGAACGGCGCCTCGACCGCGGCCGACTGCCCGGAGCGCGACAGCACCTGCACCGCCATCGGCACGAAGCCGCCGGCCGCCTCGACGAAGACCCAGTCCTTGCCGTCCTGGCGCACGATGGCGCGGCCCGGCACCCGCCACTTCTGCGCGCCGGCCTTGCCCTCGATGCGCACCGTCACCTGCTGGTTGAGGCGCAGCTCGCCACCGGGGTTGGCGACCTGGGCACGGATCAGCACCGCCTGCGCCGCGCTGACGCTGCTGCCCACCACCAGCACGCTGCCCTCGGCGCGGGTGCCCGGCACCACCACCTTCTGCCCGGGCGCCACCAGCGAGGCGATGTCCACCGGCGCGTGGATCTCCAGCCAGAGCGTGCCGAGGCTGGCGATGCGCAACAGCGGCGTGGCGGCCTCGACGCGCCCGCCGGTCGCCGCCTGCACCTCCAGCACGGTGCCGGCGATCGGCGCGACGAGGTTGACGCTGTCGCTGAGCTTCTCGCCCTGCTCGGCCGCGGCGATCTCCGCCGCCGAGAAGCCCATGAGCTTCAGCGAAGCGCGCCGCTCCGCGAGGTGGGCCCGTGCCTGGGTCAGCGCGGCGCGGGTCGCCTGCACGCGCGACTCGGCGACGATGCCTTCCTGGAACAGCGCCTCGTCGCGCTTCGCCGATTCCCCGGCCAGCCGCGCCTGCACCGCGGCCTCGGCGGTATCGCGCTGCGCGGTGGCCAGCGCCTCGCCGCTCAGCGTGGCGACCGGCTGGCCCGCCTTGACGCTGTCGCCGAGCGCGACCATCACCCGCGAGATCATCCCGGCCACCGGCGCCGCCACCACGCGCTCGCGGTCCGGCGGCACGGTCACCGTAGCCGGCAGGCCCGCGGCCGCGGTGCCGGCATCGGCCGACAGCGGCGCGGTGACGACGCCCAGCGCCGCGCGCTGTTCGGCGCTGAAGGCGATGGGCTTGTCCTCTGCCTGGGCGGACAGGACAAGAAACGGCACGAGAATGACAAACAGACGGTGCATCACACGCTCCTGGGTTGGCGACGACACCAGCTCCCGGCTGGCACGCCTGCCTCGAAAGGGGCCCGCGTCGGGGCCGGGTCCGGCTCAGCCCGCGCTGCGTGGCGGGCGATCGCGGACCGGGGGGATATGCGAGGCGTGGATGCCAGCCAGGGCGGGCGCGGGCTTGCCGGACGGCTGGATGCCGGCCAGCGGGGTGCAGTCCGGGATGATCAGGGACGGCACGTGGTTGCAGTGATGACCGTGTTCGCCATCGGCCGGGCTGCTGTCGCCGTCAGGGCCGGGGCCGGCCATGTCGGCACCGGCCAGCTGGCTGGCCGGCTGATGCACCTCGCCCGCGGTCACTTCGCCCGGATGCAGGTGCAGGCTCGCCGCGGCCCAGCTGTACTGCAGGGGCACGAGAACCATGAGCATCAGGGCGATGGCGCGACGCATGGGCCGGGAGGTTCTGCTGGTGATTGTGGCGGCGTGGCGAAGGATGCCACAACCATCCCGCGCGGCCCAGCCGCGTCCGGAACCCGTGGTGCGGCCAATTGCCGCGCCCCTGCCGGATGCCCCGGCGCCAGGAGGTGCCGCGCGTGACAAGCCGCTGCTCAGGGCTTGCGTCGCCGGCCGCCGGCGCGCGGCGGCCGGTCGGGCAAGCCGGTGTGCTGGGTGCGGAACGGGCGGCCGCGCACGGCCTGGCGCCGGCCCTCGCCCTGCTGGCCCGTGCCGGCGGGCTGGTAGGCGGGCACCAGCTGGTGCGCGCCGTTGCCGATCAGGTCGGCGCGGCCCATGCGGCGCAGGGCATCGCGCAGCACCGGCCAGTTCTCCGGGTCGTGGTAGCGCAGGAACGCCTTGTGCAGGCGGCGCAGCTTCAGGCCCCTGGGGATGCGCACCTGCTCGCCGTCGCGCCTGACCCGCCGCAGCGGGTTGCGCCCGGAGTAGTACATCGCCGTGGCGGTGGCCATCGGCGAGGGCAGGAAGGCCTGCACCTGGTCGGCGCGGTAGCCGTTCTGTTTCAGCCACAGCGCCAGCTCCAGCATGTCTTCCTCGCTGGTGCCCGGGTGCGCGGCGATGAAATAGGGAATGAGGTACTGCTCCTTGCCCGCCTCCTTCGAGTACTGCTCGAACAGCTCGCGGAAGCGGTAATAGGCGCCGATCCCCGGCTTCATCATCTTCGTCAGCGGCCCCTCCGAGACGGCCTCCGGGGCGATCTTCAGGTAGCCGCCGACATGGTGCTGGGCGAGTTCCTT
Coding sequences:
- a CDS encoding TolC family protein, translated to MSRHIAWIALLVAGAAPAAEFTPPADLPPIEVVGAVLDDHPVVREAEARLRVAGAERDALDAGPHELELRVAGQRRDIAGVADRSDEWAAGIERGFRLFGKAGLDADIGARGVDEAREKVGDARHETARHLLGLWYEALRALTETRLRTSQASLLEEVRGTVAARNRRGDAARLELLEADAALAQARSQKQQALGRQQAALAGLRASFPSLPPATPRAAEPVLPAGTEAEWTAATLEHNHELLAVQSALEGSRLAARRASRDRLPDPTLGLFYANEQFGDEKIVGMSLAVPIGIGARSAEADRRRGQADALAELETATRRRLEAEAVVNWERAATGIETWRQLRDASAAMTRHADLARRAYELGEMPLAESLLARRNAAEAEVAAEQARLDANEAIARLLLDSHRMWSTHDDDEPHGG
- a CDS encoding DUF3240 family protein — its product is MSLVQLTLVAPSQLEEALVEGLLAHPELATGFTVARAEGHGTRADTLSVQEQVRGRADRCEVQVVLEADQARALVDGLKAALPTREIMYWIVPVTEIGRLA
- a CDS encoding efflux RND transporter permease subunit; the encoded protein is MIDRLIEFSLTQRLLVLGLTLLLIGAGVQAWLSLPIDAFPDISTTQVKIILKAPGMTPEEIEARIAAPIETEMLGIPRQRILRSVSKYGLTDITVDFEDSADIYWARSQVAERLNNVLADLPEGVTGGLAPITTPLSDVYMFTIEGETLGLAERRALLDWVIRPQLRTLPGVADVNSLGGLVKTFEVAPDNAAMSARGVTLGELADAIQASNRNDGAGRLTDGEEVWLLRVEGAVQSLEQLAGIVVKDVNGVPVRVADVAEVRLGALTRYGGVTQDGRGEAVEGLVLALRGANAQQVTAAVEARLAELAPTLPEGITIRPFYDRSVLVEHAVGTVSTALLEATVLVLALLFLFLGNVRAALTVALTLPLAALATFVLMRRVGLSANLMSLGGLAIAIGMLVDGAVVVVENIVTHLAHDHSRQNKLHQVFRAVREVGTPVVSGVLIIMIVFMPLLTLEGIEGKLFVPVALTIVFALGAALLLSLTVVPVLASWLMEAGAHEDPWLLRQAVRLYTPILDFALARTRPVMIAAVAVLAMAVVLFPFIGKSFMPTLDEGDLLIQLEKLPSISLEESLDLDLKVQQAIMQQVPEVVGAVARVGSDEIGLDPMGLNETDGYLVLKPRDQWRQPDKEWLADQIRRVMEGFPGISYGFTQPIDMRVSEMLTGSRGDLAVKLFGTDIETLNHLADQVEAIVASVPGAQDVLSKKNEGVQYLQARVDRLAAGRYGLTVDDVSAFLKAQLEGLPVGIVQEGIRRTPLVLRAGEEVRMSPALFEVLRIPTPGGVAIPLREVVRLERTDGPVAINRENAARYVTVQSNVADRDLVGFVDEVRARMGAELQLPDGYHVVYSGQFENQQRAAARLALVVPVSLALIFALLFTTFHSVKQAALVLANVPFALVGGVAALFISGEYLSVPASVGFIALLGIAVLNGVVMVSYFNQLAGQGMPGDSVVREGALRRLRPVLMTASITAFGLVPLLLASGPGSEIQKPLAIVVVGGLVSSTALTLVLLPVLYRRFILGGDLK
- a CDS encoding efflux RND transporter periplasmic adaptor subunit, with the protein product MHRLFVILVPFLVLSAQAEDKPIAFSAEQRAALGVVTAPLSADAGTAAAGLPATVTVPPDRERVVAAPVAGMISRVMVALGDSVKAGQPVATLSGEALATAQRDTAEAAVQARLAGESAKRDEALFQEGIVAESRVQATRAALTQARAHLAERRASLKLMGFSAAEIAAAEQGEKLSDSVNLVAPIAGTVLEVQAATGGRVEAATPLLRIASLGTLWLEIHAPVDIASLVAPGQKVVVPGTRAEGSVLVVGSSVSAAQAVLIRAQVANPGGELRLNQQVTVRIEGKAGAQKWRVPGRAIVRQDGKDWVFVEAAGGFVPMAVQVLSRSGQSAAVEAPFTGKERVVVEGVAAVKAAWQGMGGE